In Moorella sp. Hama-1, a single genomic region encodes these proteins:
- the sdaAA gene encoding L-serine ammonia-lyase, iron-sulfur-dependent, subunit alpha: protein MTRYNFQSMAELLQIAGEAGLTLAGVVIRYQEELEGKTRQEIRQSMADRLAVMRAAARKGLNEELRSPSGLVGGGGKLLEERRLNGQSLCGSTIARAIAIAMAVAEVNASMGRVVAAPTAGSCGILPGVLLALEGEKGLDEDRLVDGLFAAAGIGMVAARQASLSGAALGCQAEVGVAAAMAAAAAVEMVGGEAERAADAAGIALQGLMGLVCDPVGGLVEIPCVKRNAAGAAQALVAADIALAGVQCYLPFDEIVAAMVQVGRALPPALRETGTGGIAACPTARKLAEQIGIKTLDQASSQ, encoded by the coding sequence TTGACCCGGTATAACTTTCAGAGCATGGCTGAACTCTTGCAAATAGCTGGAGAGGCGGGGTTGACCCTGGCCGGGGTGGTCATCCGTTACCAGGAAGAGCTGGAAGGGAAAACCAGACAGGAGATCCGCCAGTCCATGGCCGACCGGCTGGCGGTCATGCGGGCCGCAGCTCGGAAGGGCCTCAATGAGGAGCTCCGTTCCCCCAGCGGCCTGGTGGGGGGCGGTGGCAAATTACTGGAGGAAAGGCGTTTGAACGGCCAGAGCCTCTGCGGCAGTACCATAGCCCGGGCAATAGCCATTGCCATGGCCGTAGCCGAGGTTAACGCCTCCATGGGCCGGGTGGTGGCCGCGCCTACGGCCGGTTCCTGCGGTATCCTCCCCGGCGTTCTCCTGGCCCTGGAAGGGGAAAAGGGTTTAGATGAAGACCGGCTCGTGGATGGGCTCTTTGCCGCCGCCGGCATCGGTATGGTGGCCGCCCGGCAGGCCTCCCTTTCCGGGGCCGCCCTGGGCTGCCAGGCCGAGGTTGGGGTAGCCGCCGCCATGGCGGCGGCAGCGGCCGTGGAGATGGTTGGCGGGGAAGCGGAACGGGCCGCCGATGCCGCCGGGATAGCCCTCCAGGGTCTAATGGGGCTGGTCTGCGATCCGGTGGGCGGCCTGGTGGAGATCCCCTGCGTCAAGCGCAACGCTGCCGGCGCGGCCCAGGCCCTGGTAGCGGCAGATATCGCCCTGGCCGGGGTCCAGTGCTATTTACCCTTTGATGAGATAGTAGCAGCCATGGTCCAGGTCGGTCGCGCCCTGCCACCGGCTTTACGGGAAACCGGTACCGGCGGGATAGCCGCCTGCCCCACGGCCCGGAAACTGGCGGAACAGATCGGGATCAAGACCCTGGATCAGGCTTCTTCCCAGTAA
- the sdaAB gene encoding L-serine ammonia-lyase, iron-sulfur-dependent subunit beta, whose product MDAFQIIGPVMIGPSSSHTAGAVRIGRLARAILGEQPVRAEILLHGSFARTFRGHGTDRALVAGLLGFDVADERVREALELAPAAGLEVIFGEKDLGDVHPNSVQLNLQGPERGVQVVASSLGGAQVLVRRIDDFEVELSGDLPTLVAAYPDRPGIVAAVTALLAGVGVNIAGMRVSRREAGERALMVVETDQAIPPGLVPAMRTLPMMERVIQIDPV is encoded by the coding sequence GTGGATGCCTTCCAAATCATCGGCCCGGTAATGATCGGGCCTTCCAGTTCCCATACCGCCGGGGCGGTGCGCATCGGCCGCCTGGCCCGGGCCATCCTGGGCGAGCAACCCGTCCGGGCGGAGATCCTCCTCCACGGCTCCTTCGCCCGCACCTTCCGCGGCCACGGCACCGACCGCGCCCTGGTGGCCGGCCTCCTGGGTTTCGATGTTGCCGATGAGCGGGTGAGGGAGGCCCTGGAACTGGCGCCGGCGGCCGGCCTGGAGGTTATCTTCGGCGAGAAGGACCTGGGCGATGTGCACCCCAATTCGGTACAGTTGAATCTCCAGGGTCCGGAGCGGGGGGTCCAGGTGGTGGCCTCCTCCCTGGGCGGGGCCCAGGTGCTGGTCAGGCGAATCGACGACTTCGAAGTAGAACTGAGTGGCGACCTGCCGACCCTGGTGGCGGCTTACCCCGACCGGCCGGGAATAGTTGCCGCAGTGACGGCCCTGCTGGCCGGGGTGGGGGTAAATATTGCCGGTATGCGGGTTTCCCGCAGGGAAGCAGGTGAACGGGCTCTGATGGTCGTCGAAACCGACCAGGCCATCCCGCCGGGACTGGTGCCGGCCATGCGGACCTTACCAATGATGGAGCGGGTGATCCAGATTGACCCGGTATAA
- the arcC gene encoding carbamate kinase produces the protein MPRTVVMAFGGNAITRPGEKGTFAEQKANVTATCRQLVDLARAGYRLVLTHGNGPQVGNMLLKNEMAKDVVPAMPLDVLVSNTQGSIGYAIQQALGYELASHGLRVPVAAVVTQVVVAADDPAFQNPTKPVGPFYSQEEAEKLMRERGYRMVEDSHRGWRRVVPSPKPLEIIEREAIKALTRAGIIVVAAGGGGIPVVRRDDGSLEGVEAVIDKDRAATILARQVEAEVLFLLTDVERVCLDYGLPTQREVARLTVSEARRYLAEGQFPPGSMGPKVEAAINFVEAGGEKAIIGSLARAAEAVAGRSGTEIVAG, from the coding sequence ATGCCCCGGACCGTAGTTATGGCCTTTGGCGGTAACGCCATCACCCGCCCCGGCGAGAAGGGTACCTTTGCCGAGCAGAAGGCCAATGTCACTGCTACCTGCCGGCAGCTGGTCGATCTCGCCCGCGCGGGGTATCGCCTGGTTTTGACCCATGGCAATGGTCCCCAGGTGGGCAATATGCTACTTAAAAACGAAATGGCTAAAGATGTTGTGCCGGCCATGCCCCTGGACGTCCTGGTATCCAACACCCAGGGTTCCATTGGTTACGCCATCCAGCAGGCCCTGGGGTATGAACTGGCCAGCCACGGTTTAAGAGTTCCGGTGGCAGCCGTAGTTACCCAGGTGGTAGTAGCAGCCGATGACCCGGCCTTCCAGAACCCCACCAAGCCGGTAGGTCCCTTTTACAGCCAGGAGGAAGCCGAGAAACTAATGCGGGAACGGGGTTACCGCATGGTTGAGGACAGCCACCGCGGCTGGCGGCGGGTGGTTCCCTCGCCCAAACCCCTGGAGATCATTGAGCGGGAAGCCATTAAAGCCCTCACCCGGGCGGGCATTATTGTCGTGGCCGCCGGGGGCGGTGGTATCCCGGTGGTGCGCCGGGACGACGGCAGCCTGGAAGGCGTCGAGGCCGTTATCGACAAGGACCGGGCCGCCACCATCCTGGCCAGACAGGTCGAGGCGGAGGTTCTCTTCCTGCTCACCGATGTCGAACGGGTCTGCCTGGATTACGGCCTACCCACCCAGCGGGAAGTAGCCAGGTTAACGGTTAGCGAAGCCCGCCGCTACCTGGCCGAGGGCCAGTTCCCCCCGGGGAGCATGGGGCCCAAGGTGGAAGCGGCCATCAACTTTGTGGAAGCCGGAGGCGAGAAGGCGATTATCGGCTCCCTGGCCCGGGCCGCCGAAGCGGTTGCCGGCCGCTCCGGTACGGAAATCGTCGCCGGGTAA